The Primulina huaijiensis isolate GDHJ02 chromosome 12, ASM1229523v2, whole genome shotgun sequence genome has a window encoding:
- the LOC140989915 gene encoding conserved oligomeric Golgi complex subunit 6-like has translation MGTANALAPGLSRKLKKVLETRTDTPDILASLHTLSNFYSDNAPHARRDLRFAIEKRGLSINEEFLAASATAQQALDQVEEEVNALAECCDKIAKALGNCNATTGDIISTTERLKQELETTTQRQEIVLCFLRDYQLSDDEINAIREEDLNENFFKALAHVQDIHANCKVLLRTHHQRAGLELMDMMADYQEGAYERLCRWVQAECRSLGDVDNPEVSDLLKTAVGCLKERPVLFKYCAEEVANMRHNALFRRFISALTRGGPSGLPRPIEVHAHDPLRYVGDMLGWLHQALASERELVLALLDPDFVTDTGPTAQRFSKISGNDTGKTESDLTFILDRIFEGVCRPFKARVEQVLQSQPNLIVSYKLSNTLEFYCHTISDLLGRETALCNTLWALRDAAQKTFFEILKTRGEKLLRYPPLVAVDLSPPPAVREGVSVLLEIIETHDSMMVYSSGKEPTFEPVISALLDPIIQMCEQAAEAHKSKGVIQSSRRSRGSSDPAQLRRSSIDAILDNNSSSTPLSQIREVPSKIFLINCLCSIRQPLLGHEVAAEYIKKLGSMIETHMHDLVEKEVESILRRCNLSNKMSHFRDSLTNDGISEESVSEPPLSETEAMSSTVLSDCLKSFFGLILGSESSLPEFEQMNVPSLRSEACVRLAKTLADAYELMYEAIMDPRNGYAEPESLVRHSPDQIRTILGI, from the exons ATGGGGACAGCCAATGCACTGGCTCCGGGGCTGTCACGGAAGCTAAAGAAGGTGCTGGAGACTCGAACTGACACTCCGGATATACTCGCGTCTCTCCACACTCTATCCAATTTTTACTCCGACAATGCACCTCACGCTCGTCGGGATCTTAGATTTGCCATTGAGAAGCGCGGTCTCTCTATCAATGAGGAGTTTCTCGCCGCCTCCGCCACAGCTCAACAG GCCTTGGATCAGGTGGAAGAAGAGGTTAATGCTCTGGCGGAATGTTGTGATAA GATTGCGAAGGCTTTGGGTAATTGTAATGCTACCACTGGTGATATCATCAGTACGACTGAGAGGCTTAAACAGGAGCTTGAAACCACTACACAGAGACAGGAGATAGTATTATGCTTTCTTCGTGACTATCAGCTCTCGGATGATGAG ATTAACGCCATAAGGGAGGAAGACCTTAATGAAAACTTTTTCAAGGCACTTGCTCATGTTCAAGATATTCATGCCAACTGTAAAGTGTTGCTGAGAACTCATCACCAG CGAGCTGGTTTGGAGCTTATGGATATGATGGCTGATTATCAAGAAGGAGCTTATGAACGTCTATGCAG ATGGGTTCAAGCAGAGTGTAGGAGTCTTGGGGATGTTGACAATCCTGAAGTCAGTGACCTCCTAAAAACTGCAGTTGGATGCCTGAAAGAAAGACCTGTTCTATTCAAATATTGTGCAGAAGAG GTAGCAAATATGAGACATAATGCATTATTCAGAAGATTCATTAGTGCCCTCACACGTGGAGGACCCAGTGGATTACCAAGACCAATTGAAGTTCATGCTCATGACCCTTTAAGATACGTAGGTGACATGCTGGGATGGTTGCATCAG GCATTGGCTTCTGAAAGAGAACTCGTGCTTGCATTGCTTGATCCAGATTTTGTGACAGATACTGGACCAACAGCTCAACGATTCTCCAAAATTTCAGGGAATGATACTGGAAAGACAGAGTCAGACTTGACATTTATTTTAGACAGGATATTCGAAGGAGTTTGTCGACCGTTTAAAGCGAGAGTCGAACAAGTTTTGCAATCTCAGCCTAACCTTATCGTATCATACAAACTCAGTAATACTTTAGAGTTTTACTGCCACACT ATATCAGATTTGCTAGGAAGAGAAACAGCACTCTGTAATACACTCTGGGCTCTCAGGGATGCTGCTCAAAAGACCTTTTTTGAAATCCTAAAAACTCGTGGAGAGAAACTCCTACGATATCCTCCACTTGTTGCTGTTGATCTTTCTCCACCTCCAGCTGTGAGGGAAGGAGTATCAGTGCTTCTTGAAATAATCGAAACACATGACAGCATGATGGTTTATTCGTCAGGCAAGGAGCCTACGTTTGAACCAGTCATTTCTGCTTTATTGGACCCAATAATTCAG ATGTGTGAACAAGCAGCAGAGGCTCATAAATCCAAAGGAGTTATTCAGTCGTCAAGGAGAAGTAGAGGAAGTTCAGATCCTGCTCAGCTCCGGAGATCATCTATAGATGCTATTTTGGATAATAACAGCAGTTCAACCCCTTTATCTcag ATCCGTGAAGTACCTTCCAAAATATTTCTGATCAACTGCTTGTGTTCTATCAGACAACCATTGTTGGGGCACGAAGTTGCCGCTGAATACATAAAAAAGCTTGGATCAATGATAGAAACCCACATGCACGATCTCGTTGAGAAGGAAGTAGAATCCATTCTTCGGAGATGCAACTTGTCAAACAAAATGTCTCATTTCCGTGACTCATTGACCAATGACGGCATATCTGAGGAATCGGTATCTGAGCCTCCATTGTCTGAGACGGAAGCCATGTCCTCCACTGTTCTTTCCGATTGTTTGAAATCTTTCTTCGGGCTCATTTTGGGAAGCGAAAGTTCTCTGCCCGAGTTCGAGCAAATGAATGTTCCTAGTCTTCGATCAGAAGCATGTGTTCGTTTGGCTAAAACTCTTGCCGACGCTTATGAACTTATGTATGAGGCGATAATGGATCCGAGGAACGGATATGCGGAACCTGAATCCTTGGTCAGGCATTCTCCTGATCAGATAAGGACCATTTTGGGGATCTGA